A single region of the Silene latifolia isolate original U9 population chromosome 8, ASM4854445v1, whole genome shotgun sequence genome encodes:
- the LOC141597346 gene encoding E3 ubiquitin-protein ligase At1g63170-like: MAISSDKPMHETHTDQYPLLMERHDNHINVEHVINIDRGGEASSSESSGLEFPHGGIHIHSHRETNGSQTPPNGSSASSPSQGNTRSPRSESMGRRNLSPFNSGFWISIELAFTLTQIIASTIVLCLSRHEHPQAPLFAWVVGYTAGCVASLPVMYWRFIHRNRGSEAVVQVNQASPHANSASDQNSYVTISLSRSLEHEDRQSVPSSSNEGLTANTRMGLIMDHFKTALDCFFGVLFVVGNVWIFGGHASVSDAPNLYRLCIVYLTLSCINYAMPFILCAMICCCLPCIISVLGIREDLNQVRGASEESINTLPTYKFKVTNDENGCTGQRNSEEGGIVAIGTEKERVISGEDAVCCICLARYMEDDEMRELPCAHFFHAVCVDRWLKINATCPLCKFEILEREETPPSPPNPEHQT; encoded by the exons ATGGCAATTTCTTCGGACAAACCGATGCATGAGACTCACACTGACCAGTATCCATTGCTGATGGAGCGACATGACAACCATATAAATGTTGAGCATGTTATCAATATAGATAGAGGTGGTGAAGCCTCGTCTTCAGAGTCATCTGGTTTAGAGTTTCCTCATGGTGGGATTCATATTCATAGTCATAGAGAAACAAACGGTTCACAAACCCCTCCTAATGGTTCTTCGGCATCTTCTCCTAGTCAGGGTAATACCAGGAGTCCAAGAAGTGAATCAATGGGCCGTCGTAATTTGAGTCCTTTTAATTCGGGATTTTGGATATCCATCGAGTTAGCATTCACATTAACACAGATCATAGCTTCCACGATAGTCCTATGTTTGTCAAGGCATGAGCATCCTCAAGCCCCCCTGTTTGCTTGGGTGGTGGGTTATACAGCTGGATGTGTTGCAAGTCTTCCCGTCATGTATTGGCGTTTTATTCATCGTAATCGAGGATCCGAAGCTGTGGTTCAAGTAAATCAGGCATCTCCTCATGCAAACTCAGCTTCTGATCAGAATTCTTATGTAACTATATCGTTAAGTCGGTCTTTGGAACACGAAGATCGTCAAAGTGTACCCAGTTCAAGTAACGAAGGTCTAACCGCAAATACCAG AATGGGTTTGATAATGGACCATTTTAAAACGGCTCTGGATTGCTTCTTTGGTGTTTTGTTTGTGGTGGGTAATGTTTGGATTTTCGGAGGACATGCCTCTGTATCTGATGCTCCTAATCTCTATAG GTTATGCATCGTATATCTTACGTTAAGCTGCATTAACTATGCAATGCCTTTCATTTTGTGTGCAATGATTTGTTGTTGCTTGCCATGCATTATTTCCGTCCTTGGTATCCGAGAGGATCTAAACCAGGTCAGAGGAGCTAGTGAAGAATCCATTAATACACTGCCAACCTACAAATTCAAGGTAACGAACGATGAAAATGGTTGTACTGGGCAACGGAATTCTGAGGAAGGTGGAATTGTAGCCATAGGAACGGAGAAGGAGCGTGTCATCTCTGGGGAAGATGCA GTTTGCTGTATTTGCTTGGCTAGATATATGGAAGATGATGAAATGAGAGAGCTTCCTTGCGCTCATTTCTTCCATGCAGTATGCGTAGATAGATGGCTAAAGATCAATGCTACTTGTCCTCTTTGCAAATTTGAGATTCTTGAAAGAGAAGAAACACCGCCATCACCACCAAACCCCGAACACCAAACATGA
- the LOC141597347 gene encoding uncharacterized protein LOC141597347 codes for MEMTSSSSSSSSIETLITSITNKGWCFNDADNVRPIIAVAAAAATDPSAVESELFNLDLRVFGGKSLPDSSLLRKSSQFISSPKVLQIASAQDISRSSSVDGYKSASNRRLLKIVLTDGHSEVTAVEYSHIPSLSDDVVPGTKVRLEKKVAVHYGIACLTPDVITVLGGIVPSLYEEWQMNQKYAGFSRSSLRVGQEGDGVGPPPFEKLQIGRAKQNPAHNASRISGPTVTITSKETNIQQKDKYQASNSKADVTDDSLKKASTSQRADEKSMDTRPKEVAEYVPIQNQAATQKLLQKMNHPSHNSERHRGHRFRGKEIEDDKPVFTLDEWERRKAGAIPGVRGEPLDLSRDEQLARQLQNQFNLEDQVQQGPQRGGAEDIRMSMFSFERDNDTDSYARGGSRGRGRGRGRGRGGRGSRGRGRGRGRG; via the exons ATGGAAATGACCTCGTCATCGTCATCTTCTTCATCAATAGAAACCCTAATTACTTCCATAACAAACAAAGGCTGGTGCTTCAACGACGCTGATAATGTCCGACCTATCATCGCCGTCGCTGCCGCCGCTGCCACCGATCCCTCCGCCGTCGAATCGGAGCTCTTTAACCTCGATTTGCGTGTTTTCGGCGGTAAATCGTTGCCGGATTCTTCTCTCTTACGCAAATCATCTCAATTCATCAGTTCTCCTAAAGTTCTTCAG ATTGCTTCGGCACAAGATATAAGTAGAAGCAGTAGCGTGGATGGATATAAGAGTGCGAGCAATCGAAGGCTGTTGAAGATAGTTTTGACAGACGGACATTCTGAAGTTACTGCTGTTGAATACTCACATATTCCGTCATTGTCTGACGATGTTGTTCCTGGAACTAAG GTTCGCCTGGAGAAGAAAGTGGCTGTACACTATGGTATTGCCTGCTTGACGCCTGATGTGATTACTGTGCTAGGAGGGATTGTGCCATCATTGTATGAAGAGTGGCAGATGAACCAAAAGTATGCAGGTTTTTCTCGATCATCACTGCGTGTAGGTCAAGAGGGAGATGGAGTTGGGCCTCCGCCGTTTGAGAAATTACAAATTGGTAGAGCCAAGCAGAACCCCGCTCACAATG CCTCCAGAATCAGTGGACCTACTGTTACTATAACATCCAAAGAAACTAATATACAACAGAAGGATAAATATCAAGCATCTAACAGTAAAGCAGATGTCACCGATGATAGTCTAAAAAAAGCTTCAACTTCTCAAAGAGCTGACGAAAAGTCAATGGATACTAGGCCTAAGGAAG TGGCTGAATATGTCCCTATCCAGAATCAAGCAGCTACACAGAAACTTCTGCAGAAAATGAATCATCCAAGCCATAACAGTGAAAGGCACAGAGGTCATAGATTTAGGGGAAAGGAGATAGAAGACGATAAACCGGTATTCACTCTCGATGAGTGGGAAAGGAGAAAAGCTGGGGCTATTCCAGGTGTTAGAGGAGAGCCTCTTGACCTCAGTCGGGATGAGCAACTTGCTCGGCAGCTCCAGAATCAGTTTAATTTGGAAGATCAG GTGCAGCAGGGCCCTCAAAGAGGCGGGGCAGAAGATATTAGAATGAGTATGTTCAGCTTTGAACGGGACAACGATACTGATTCTTACGCAAGGGGAGGTtcaagaggaagaggaagaggaagagggagaGGGAGAGGAGGAAGGGGAAGTAGGGGAAGAGGTAGAGGTAGAGGCAGAGGATGA